From the genome of Biomphalaria glabrata chromosome 1, xgBioGlab47.1, whole genome shotgun sequence, one region includes:
- the LOC106065011 gene encoding myeloid-derived growth factor-like: protein MASLLHAFVCLLFVLVYGDERVDDTFYVKPGAGTLSVQYELKNYLCKFTYTAQGGTHEAWTISLEIMDGGNSVMCTVERSIPSYLFFQDFKLELTGPLVAITEVDVKDSQRDGKSLQKDEYKLEKNSISSIAGKFKNHLEKVAVYSPLSHSDL, encoded by the exons ATGGCGTCACTGTTGCATGCTTTTGTGTGTCTTTTGTTTGTGCTTGTTTATGGTGACGAACGAGTGGATGATACATTTTATGTTAAACCAGGTGCTGGGACTTTAAGTGTTCAATACGAACTG AAAAATTATTTGTGCAAGTTTACTTACACAGCTCAAGGAGGGACACATGAG GCATGGAcaattagtttagagattatggATGGTGGAAATTCTGTTATGTGCACAGTGGAAAGAAGCATCCCttcctatttattttttcaagacTTTAAATTGGAGCTTACAGGCCCACTAGTTGCTATCACAGAGGTTGATGTCAAG GATTCTCAGAGAGATGGGAAGAGCTTACAGAAAGACGAGTACAAGCTAGAGAAAAATTCAA TTTCAAGTATAGCAGGGAAATTCAAGAACCATTTAGAAAAAGTAGCTGTTTATTCCCCCTTGTCTCACAGTGACCTGTGA
- the LOC106075744 gene encoding uncharacterized protein LOC106075744, with translation MASCKVCWTCRGLFLNDVSETEISAHIKTCRPAKNNLLETSEPIEYFVCDKSDFYTLGAIKDTLRKHARKIFSNLHIQKVLPHPLIKTLLSLCVSDRPIKHGKVITERPAANKNAHHPKYIDVQINGKVDKECQTTIHTHDTPNLLNSSLRQPDLHHESVVNDKLDNLGTVQSNSVRNTLTSPCADKLSYVVMTGNNSQDGLIKLAIQCDVVKEDLLSLYVCKLCTHKSKSDQLMLRHLKSHNDGQMFVCSECNYSTIWRKDWKIHSQHHQNKKLKCPVCVAEFTEKDDFSLHLTTCHSMSETQKYKCIECNYQAKSLTSFKEHRRKHTGEVFKCPHQGCTFQSMYGRSLQKHLKQKHSLEKTKTCHVCGFQTKHASSLSKHMMLHSEFKPYKCSQCTFTGLYPSEVILHAKRKHLKQKMFSCPTCSFQTSYPWAIQKHITLHDGKKGYVCSVCGDGMYTLQKAKKHMMNSHGCENYEILSEPLLKKVKPSDYEIKYKQNVDLDSMELVVPNDTILNESANKKKENVELNKSKVDEQFLDSVSQTMNQDTVTTDTNQFSGGAASSKGGNPMLCATANNLMDVDNSLTEDSLFDLMSDFPRPPTLNRCQSASTLMFASFSPHLIDRPLTPDFFTDSPSVGSFFPTFSSKHIETDTLNLGNFESASHQLSVPPSTNNHLSSLRGPQTLSPMLPSFASSPGTGTLASMSAGRLNASPAHDPACMDIMIPNAVLANMSQLNDHNSSAGKNGKMDVMSKSAFTSLGESYSPEIEAAIAGIPLSEECQTNSCLIEESPFPTNTVLKSNMFNL, from the exons ATGGCTTCATGTAAAGTGTGCTGGACTTGTAGGGGGCTTTTTCTTAATGATGTTTCAGAAACAGAAATTTCAGCTCATATAAAAACCTGTAGACCAGCAAAAAATAACTTATTAGAAACTTCAGAACCTattgaatattttgtttgtgaCAAATCTGACTTTTATACTCTCGGTGCTATAAAAGATACTTTGAGAAAACACGCCAGGAAGATCTTTTCTAACCTTCATATTCAAAAAGTGCTACCACATCCTTTGATTAAGACACTTTTGAGTCTGTGTGTATCAGATAGACCAATAAAACATGGTAAAGTTATTACAGAGAGGCCAGCTGCTAATAAAAATGCTCATCATCCAAAGTACATTGATGTTCAAATTAACGGAAAAGTGGACAAAGAGTGTCAAACCACAATTCACACCCATGATACTCCAAATTTGTTGAATTCATCGTTGAGACAACCAGATTTGCACCATGAATCTGTAGTTAATGATAAATTAGATAACTTGGGCACTGTTCAAAGTAATTCTGTTCGAAATACATTAACTTCTCCCTGTGCCGACAAGCTTTCCTATGTTGTTATGACTGGAAATAATTCACAAGATGGACTGATCAAACTAGCAATACAATGTGATGTGGTGAAAGAGGATTTGCTGTCTCTTTATGTCTGCAAGCTCTGCACACACAAATCCAAGTCTGACCAGCTGATGCTGAGACATTTGAAGTCTCATAATGATGGCCAGATGTTTGTGTGTTCTGAATGTAATTACAGTACGATCTGGCGCAAAGACTGGAAAATTCATTCACAGCAtcatcagaataaaaaattgaAGTGTCCTGTTTGTGTTGCAGAATTCACAGAGAAAGATGATTTCAGTTTGCATTTAACAACTTGTCATTCAATGTCAG AAAcacaaaaatacaaatgtattgAGTGCAATTACCAGGCTAAATCATTAACATCTTTTAAAGAACACAGAAGAAAACATACAG gTGAAGTTTTCAAATGCCCCCACCAAGGCTGCACTTTTCAGTCCATGTATGGAAGGTCTTTACAAAAGCACTTGAAGCAAAAACATTCTTTGGAGAAAACTAAAACATGCCACGTCTGTGGCTTTCAAACCAAACATGCTTCTTCGCTGTCCAAGCATATGATGCTTCACAGTGAATTCAAGCCGTACAAATGCTCCCAATGTACTTTCACTGGTCTTTACCCCTCGGAAGTTATTTTGCATGCCAAAAGAAAACACTTGAAGCAGAAAATGTTTTCCTGTCCTACATGCTCATTTCAGACGAGTTATCCGTGGGCAATTCAAAAGCACATTACTTTGCATGATGGGAAAAAGGGCTATGTCTGTTCAGTGTGTGGCGATGGTATGTACACTTTGCAGAAAGCCAAGAAGCATATGATGAACAGTCATGGCTGTGAAAATTATGAAATTTTGAGTGAGCCCTTGTTGAAGAAAGTGAAACCAAGtgattatgaaataaaatacaaacagaaTGTTGACCTAGATAGTATGGAGTTGGTGGTTCCAAATGATACTATTCTCAATGAATCAGCTAACAAGAAAAAGGAGAACGTTGAACTCAATAAGTCAAAAGTTGATGAACAATTTTTGGACTCTGTGTCTCAAACTATGAATCAAGACACCGTTACTACCGACACCAACCAGTTTTCTGGTGGCGCTGCCTCGAGCAAGGGAGGTAATCCAATGCTGTGTGCAACAGCCAACAATCTCATGGATGTGGATAACAGTTTGACAGAGGACTCGTTGTTTGATTTAATGTCAGACTTCCCAAGGCCACCAACCCTCAACAGATGTCAGTCAGCCAGCACCTTGATGTTTGCCTCATTTTCACCTCATCTTATCGACAGACCTTTGACTCCTGATTTCTTTACCGACAGCCCATCTGTAGGTTCATTCTTTCCAACCTTTTCATCGAAGCACATCGAAACTGACACATTAAATCTTGGTAACTTTGAAAGCGCATCCCATCAGCTGTCCGTGCCACCTAGTACCAACAATCATTTATCGTCATTAAGGGGGCCCCAAACACTATCCCCCATGTTGCCTTCCTTTGCCAGTTCTCCTGGAACAGGAACCCTTGCATCTATGAGTGCTGGTAGATTAAATGCGTCTCCTGCTCATGACCCCGCTTGCATGGATATAATGATCCCAAATGCTGTTCTAGCCAATATGTCCCAGCTGAATGACCACAACTCTTCTGCTGGAAAGAATGGGAAAATGGATGTGATGTCAAAGTCTGCATTTACTTCTCTTGGGGAGTCTTACTCTCCAGAGATAGAGGCAGCAATAGCTGGCATACCATTGTCAGAAGAGTGTCAGACCAACTCTTGCCTCATAGAGGAATCTCCTTTCCCTACTAACacagttttaaaaagtaacatgTTTAATTTATAA